In Paracoccus methylovorus, a genomic segment contains:
- a CDS encoding asparaginase, producing MTAARLIELWRGGTRESAHLGHVVISDANGIVEAWGDPGAVIYPRSSCKMIQALPLVESGAAEAAGLGSEQLALACASHDGARIHTDRVVAWLSALGLEEDDLRCGAHMPNDPAERKRLTCTDESPCQIHNNCSGKHAGFLTLKRHMKAGPEYVEIDHPVQRAVRRAFEEMTKETAAGWGIDGCSAPNFACTVEGLSCAMAGFAQPGTGVRGQAQRRLVEAMLTHPELVAGEGRACTELMRAMKGRVAVKTGAEAVFVGIVPERGLGIAVKILDGGTRGSEAAITAIMVHLGLLEEGHPVVQKYLTGPLRNWRGFSTGELRCAEGFPS from the coding sequence ATGACAGCAGCCAGACTCATCGAATTGTGGCGGGGCGGAACGCGTGAAAGTGCCCATTTGGGACATGTGGTGATCTCGGATGCGAATGGCATCGTCGAGGCCTGGGGCGATCCGGGGGCGGTGATCTATCCGCGCTCGTCATGCAAGATGATCCAGGCATTGCCCTTGGTCGAAAGTGGCGCGGCTGAGGCGGCCGGGCTGGGAAGCGAGCAGCTGGCACTGGCTTGCGCAAGCCATGACGGCGCCCGTATCCATACCGACCGGGTTGTGGCCTGGCTGTCCGCGCTGGGTCTGGAAGAGGACGATCTGCGCTGCGGCGCCCATATGCCCAATGATCCTGCCGAGCGAAAACGGTTGACCTGCACGGATGAAAGCCCCTGCCAGATCCATAACAACTGCTCGGGCAAGCATGCCGGGTTCCTGACGCTCAAGCGCCACATGAAGGCGGGACCCGAATATGTCGAGATCGACCACCCGGTGCAGCGTGCCGTACGCCGCGCCTTCGAGGAGATGACCAAAGAAACCGCTGCCGGATGGGGTATCGACGGCTGTTCGGCGCCTAATTTCGCCTGCACGGTCGAGGGTTTGTCCTGTGCCATGGCCGGCTTTGCGCAACCGGGCACGGGTGTGCGGGGTCAGGCGCAGCGGCGTTTGGTCGAGGCGATGCTGACCCATCCCGAACTGGTCGCGGGTGAAGGCCGCGCATGCACAGAACTGATGCGTGCGATGAAGGGGCGCGTCGCCGTAAAGACCGGGGCCGAGGCGGTTTTTGTCGGCATTGTCCCCGAACGAGGGCTGGGGATTGCGGTGAAAATCCTGGACGGCGGCACGCGAGGGTCGGAGGCCGCAATCACCGCCATTATGGTGCATCTGGGCTTGCTGGAGGAGGGTCATCCGGTGGTGCAAAAATACCTGACCGGCCCATTACGCAACTGGCGGGGATTTTCGACGGGCGAACTGCGGTGCGCCGAGGGCTTTCCAAGCTGA
- a CDS encoding TSUP family transporter has translation MLELSFDLVLLLAGAAFAAGFVDAIAGGGGLITVPVLMLAGVPPAQALATNKVQGVFGAATAAISYARRGLVDPRQQIGAAAVAFAAGLCGALLVTWIPAQALHYGLPVVLIGIAAFFALKPGLNDTDRIRRISPPLFTATVVPLVAFYDGLVGPGTGSFFMLGFVMLAGYGILKATAHTKLLNFASNLGGLVAFAAVGKPLWLIGAIMALAQIAGAMLGARLAMRIGARVIKPLLVVTSTVLALRLIWQLL, from the coding sequence ATGCTCGAGCTCTCCTTCGACCTGGTTCTTCTGCTTGCCGGCGCGGCTTTCGCGGCCGGATTCGTCGATGCCATCGCCGGCGGCGGCGGGCTCATTACCGTGCCCGTGCTGATGCTGGCAGGCGTGCCGCCCGCACAGGCATTGGCCACGAACAAGGTACAAGGGGTCTTTGGCGCGGCCACGGCAGCAATCTCCTATGCCCGGCGAGGGCTCGTGGACCCGCGCCAGCAGATCGGAGCGGCGGCGGTTGCCTTCGCGGCGGGGCTGTGTGGTGCGCTGTTGGTCACCTGGATCCCAGCGCAGGCCCTGCACTACGGCCTGCCGGTGGTGCTCATCGGCATCGCCGCCTTTTTTGCGCTCAAGCCGGGACTGAACGACACCGACCGGATACGCCGCATCTCACCGCCCCTCTTCACCGCCACGGTCGTGCCCCTCGTCGCTTTCTATGACGGGCTGGTCGGACCCGGCACGGGATCGTTCTTCATGCTGGGTTTCGTCATGCTGGCAGGTTACGGCATTCTGAAGGCTACGGCGCATACCAAACTTTTGAACTTTGCCTCCAATCTGGGCGGGCTGGTCGCCTTTGCCGCAGTGGGCAAACCGCTGTGGCTGATCGGCGCGATCATGGCATTGGCGCAGATCGCAGGCGCCATGCTGGGGGCACGGCTGGCGATGAGGATCGGCGCAAGGGTTATCAAGCCGCTCCTGGTCGTGACCTCAACCGTGTTGGCGCTGCGGCTGATCTGGCAGCTTTTATAA
- a CDS encoding tyrosine recombinase XerC has product MTSGAEPLALAPAMAENLARWLDSERATRDRSDHTIRAYQADLLAFLSFLGSYHGSPALPATLGGLTQSDMRAFAAAERGRGLSARSLARRLSAARSFIRWMSDRHGFDASKALATRGPKYTRSLPRPLAPQQAQDVLTITGDTHPEPWIAARDVAVLTLLWGCGLRISEALGLDGADWPLREALTIRGKGGRERQVPVLPIARDAIGEYLRLCPFPVEPRSPLFRGARGGRLHPTLISGTMRQARQVLGLPPTATPHALRHSFATHLLAAGGDLRTIQELLGHASLSTTQVYTGVDDAHLLAVYRAAHPRA; this is encoded by the coding sequence ATGACCAGCGGGGCCGAGCCATTGGCGCTGGCCCCGGCCATGGCCGAAAACCTGGCGCGCTGGCTGGACAGCGAGCGCGCAACGCGTGACCGTTCCGACCACACCATCCGCGCCTATCAAGCCGATCTGCTGGCCTTCCTGTCCTTTCTGGGCAGCTATCATGGCTCTCCCGCCCTGCCGGCGACACTGGGCGGGCTGACGCAATCAGACATGCGCGCCTTTGCCGCCGCCGAACGCGGCCGCGGGCTTTCCGCCCGCTCGCTGGCGCGCCGGCTTTCGGCGGCCCGCAGCTTTATCCGCTGGATGTCGGACAGGCATGGCTTCGACGCGTCCAAGGCGCTGGCCACACGCGGCCCGAAATATACCCGCTCGCTGCCTCGCCCGCTGGCGCCCCAGCAGGCGCAGGACGTTCTCACGATCACCGGCGACACCCACCCGGAACCCTGGATCGCCGCGCGCGACGTCGCGGTTCTGACGCTGCTCTGGGGCTGCGGACTGCGTATCTCGGAAGCTTTGGGACTCGACGGCGCCGATTGGCCGCTGCGCGAGGCGCTGACCATCCGCGGCAAAGGCGGGCGTGAACGGCAGGTGCCCGTCCTGCCCATCGCACGCGACGCCATCGGCGAATACCTGCGCCTCTGTCCCTTCCCCGTTGAACCCCGCTCACCCCTGTTTCGAGGGGCGCGCGGCGGCCGGCTTCACCCCACGCTGATCTCGGGCACCATGCGTCAGGCACGCCAGGTGCTGGGCCTGCCGCCGACGGCGACACCACATGCCCTGCGCCATTCCTTCGCAACGCATCTTCTGGCCGCAGGAGGAGACCTGCGCACAATTCAGGAACTGCTGGGTCATGCCAGCCTGTCCACCACCCAGGTCTATACCGGGGTGGACGACGCGCATCTGCTGGCCGTCTATCGCGCCGCCCACCCCCGCGCCTGA
- a CDS encoding DUF484 family protein has protein sequence MDEQSGAELAEDIRTRLLAQPELILSDRDLMRALIGAREAEVGENVIDIRGRAMQALEARLDRLEAAHESVISAAYDNQSGMNTVHRAVLSLLEPMDFEEFLENLEIAVAPILRVETLRLVMESGGAMPAPESGGPLLIAPAGTVAQLISGGRRMPRGDDIVLRRVAPETLPFHGDARAPIRSEVLLPIDLGPGRVPALLLMGSADVGRFNPAQGTDLLRFFGQAFRLMLISWLRK, from the coding sequence ATGGACGAGCAATCCGGCGCAGAACTGGCCGAGGACATCCGTACCCGGCTGCTGGCCCAGCCCGAACTGATCCTTTCGGACCGGGACCTGATGCGCGCGCTGATCGGCGCGCGCGAGGCCGAGGTCGGCGAGAACGTCATCGACATCCGTGGCCGGGCCATGCAGGCGCTGGAGGCGCGGCTGGACCGGCTGGAGGCGGCGCATGAATCGGTGATCTCGGCCGCCTATGACAATCAGTCGGGGATGAACACCGTCCACCGGGCCGTGCTGTCCCTGCTGGAACCGATGGATTTCGAGGAGTTTCTGGAAAACCTTGAAATCGCCGTCGCGCCGATCCTGCGCGTGGAAACGCTGCGGTTGGTCATGGAATCGGGTGGCGCCATGCCCGCGCCCGAAAGCGGCGGCCCCTTGCTGATCGCCCCCGCTGGCACAGTGGCGCAGCTTATCTCGGGCGGACGGCGCATGCCGCGCGGCGACGACATCGTGCTGCGCCGCGTGGCGCCCGAAACCCTGCCCTTCCATGGCGATGCCCGCGCGCCGATTCGCTCGGAAGTGCTCTTGCCGATCGACCTTGGACCCGGCCGCGTCCCGGCGCTGCTTTTGATGGGGTCGGCCGATGTGGGGCGTTTCAACCCGGCTCAGGGCACCGACCTTTTGCGCTTTTTCGGCCAGGCATTCCGGCTGATGCTGATCTCCTGGCTGCGGAAATGA
- the fsa gene encoding fructose-6-phosphate aldolase, whose translation MKFFVDTADVAAIRELNDLGMVDGVTTNPSLILKSGRDILEVTKEICDIVEGPVSAEVVANKAEDMIREGEHLVKIASNITVKVPLTWDGLKACKVLSSQGHKVNVTLCFSAAQAILAAKAGATFISPFIGRLDDINFDGMELIAQIREIYDNYDFQTEILAASIRSVNHITDAALIGADVITAPPAVIKAMANHVLTDKGLEQFNADWAKTGQKIV comes from the coding sequence ATGAAATTCTTTGTCGATACCGCCGACGTCGCCGCGATTCGCGAACTGAACGATCTGGGCATGGTGGACGGCGTCACCACCAACCCCTCGCTGATCCTGAAATCCGGCCGCGACATCCTCGAAGTCACGAAAGAGATCTGCGACATCGTCGAAGGTCCCGTCAGCGCCGAAGTCGTGGCCAACAAGGCCGAAGACATGATCCGCGAGGGCGAGCATCTGGTCAAGATCGCGTCCAACATCACCGTCAAGGTGCCGCTGACCTGGGACGGGCTGAAAGCCTGCAAGGTGCTGTCGTCGCAAGGGCACAAGGTCAACGTGACGCTGTGCTTCTCGGCCGCTCAGGCGATTCTGGCCGCCAAGGCCGGCGCCACCTTCATCAGCCCCTTCATCGGTCGGCTGGACGACATCAACTTCGACGGTATGGAGTTGATCGCCCAGATCCGCGAAATCTATGACAACTACGATTTCCAGACCGAAATCCTCGCGGCCTCGATCCGGTCGGTGAACCATATCACCGACGCGGCCCTCATCGGCGCAGACGTCATCACCGCGCCGCCCGCGGTCATCAAGGCGATGGCCAATCACGTGCTGACCGACAAGGGTCTGGAACAGTTCAACGCCGACTGGGCCAAGACCGGGCAAAAGATCGTCTGA